The proteins below come from a single Caulobacter segnis ATCC 21756 genomic window:
- the tatC gene encoding twin-arginine translocase subunit TatC, with protein MNDKALGYDTDDEIEASRAPLLDHLIELRMRLIICVASIAVAFGVCFAFVKPIFLFLVRPFTVAEGLKAMEDAGGKHGSFDLLLALVGLKSVPASAMAGITLQATAPLEQFFTNIKLSAFGAIILAFPIIAWQLYRFVAPGLYKKERNAFLPFLVASPVLFLIGASLVYYIMLPFVLWFSLSQQIVGDGVKVVLQTRVSEYLTLVTTLLLAFGLSFQLPVVLSLGGLAGLIDSKMLRTGRRYAIVAVFVLAAIVTPPDPISQITLAVPLCLLYEVSIWCVWLIERRRKREDEEAGLTD; from the coding sequence GTGAACGACAAGGCGCTTGGATACGACACCGACGACGAGATCGAAGCGTCGCGCGCGCCCCTGCTGGATCACCTGATCGAGCTGCGCATGCGGCTGATCATCTGCGTGGCCTCGATCGCGGTGGCGTTCGGCGTGTGCTTCGCCTTCGTGAAGCCGATCTTCCTGTTCCTGGTCCGACCGTTCACCGTCGCCGAGGGCCTCAAGGCCATGGAAGACGCCGGCGGCAAGCATGGGTCTTTCGACCTGTTGCTGGCCCTGGTTGGTCTGAAGTCGGTTCCGGCCAGCGCCATGGCGGGGATCACCCTGCAGGCGACCGCGCCGCTGGAGCAGTTCTTCACCAACATCAAGCTGTCGGCGTTCGGCGCCATCATTCTGGCGTTCCCGATCATCGCCTGGCAGCTCTACCGGTTCGTGGCGCCCGGTCTCTATAAGAAGGAACGCAACGCGTTCCTGCCCTTCCTGGTCGCCTCGCCGGTCCTGTTCCTGATCGGCGCGTCGCTGGTCTACTACATCATGCTGCCGTTCGTGCTGTGGTTCTCGCTGAGCCAGCAGATCGTCGGCGACGGCGTGAAGGTCGTGCTGCAGACGCGCGTCTCCGAATATCTGACGCTGGTCACCACCTTGCTTCTGGCGTTCGGGCTCAGCTTCCAGCTGCCGGTCGTGCTGTCGCTGGGCGGGTTGGCCGGACTGATCGATTCCAAGATGCTGCGGACCGGTCGCCGGTACGCCATCGTCGCCGTCTTCGTCCTGGCCGCCATCGTCACGCCGCCGGACCCCATCAGCCAGATCACCTTGGCCGTGCCGTTGTGCCTGCTTTACGAGGTCTCGATCTGGTGCGTGTGGCTGATCGAGCGTCGGCGGAAGCGGGAAGACGAAGAAGCGGGTCTGACGGACTAA
- the scpB gene encoding SMC-Scp complex subunit ScpB: MTTELDPLFVERCIEALLFAAAEPLSDVDLAKRLPEGADIAAGIAGLRARYAGRGIELVEVAGRWRFQTAHDLAFLMTEEREEPRRLSKAAQETLAIVAYHQPVTRAEIEAVRGVQASRGTLDVLLELGLIRMRGRRRTPGRPVTFGTTDAFLEHYGLATLADLPGIAEMKAAGLLEMNLPPGFNVPDPLGLRPAGDEEDPLDLDDGETPEFAQDFLGEPEKADG; this comes from the coding sequence ATGACCACCGAGCTGGATCCTCTCTTCGTGGAGCGCTGCATCGAGGCGCTGCTGTTCGCGGCGGCCGAGCCGCTGAGCGACGTCGACCTGGCCAAGCGCCTGCCGGAGGGCGCGGACATCGCCGCCGGGATCGCGGGCCTGCGGGCGCGTTATGCGGGCAGGGGGATCGAGCTGGTCGAGGTGGCCGGGCGCTGGCGCTTCCAGACGGCCCACGACCTGGCCTTCCTGATGACGGAGGAGCGCGAGGAGCCGCGCCGCCTGTCGAAGGCCGCCCAGGAGACCCTGGCCATCGTCGCCTATCACCAGCCCGTCACCCGCGCCGAGATCGAAGCGGTGCGCGGGGTCCAGGCCAGTCGCGGCACGTTGGACGTCTTGCTGGAGCTGGGCCTGATCCGGATGCGGGGACGTCGTCGCACGCCGGGCCGGCCGGTGACCTTCGGCACCACCGACGCGTTCCTGGAGCACTATGGGCTGGCCACTCTGGCCGACCTGCCGGGCATCGCCGAGATGAAGGCGGCGGGCCTGCTGGAGATGAATCTGCCGCCGGGCTTCAACGTGCCGGATCCGCTGGGCCTGCGCCCGGCCGGCGACGAAGAGGATCCGCTGGATCTGGACGACGGCGAGACACCGGAGTTCGCCCAGGACTTTCTGGGCGAGCCGGAAAAGGCCGACGGCTAA
- the tatA gene encoding twin-arginine translocase TatA/TatE family subunit has protein sequence MGSFGPIHWIIVAVVVLLLFGGRGKLSGIMGDAAKGIRAFKDGLKDDTSSEVADNKAKGALPRTEAEAEELRKS, from the coding sequence ATGGGAAGCTTCGGTCCTATCCACTGGATCATCGTCGCCGTCGTGGTGCTGCTGCTGTTCGGCGGCCGCGGCAAGCTGTCGGGCATCATGGGCGATGCGGCCAAGGGCATCCGGGCGTTCAAGGATGGCCTGAAGGACGACACCAGCAGCGAAGTCGCCGACAACAAGGCCAAGGGCGCCCTGCCGCGCACCGAGGCCGAGGCGGAAGAGCTTCGCAAGTCGTAA
- the nagZ gene encoding beta-N-acetylhexosaminidase gives MSLLMGASSAAILGCAGTTLTAEEAAFFRDVKPWGFILFKRNIADPNQVRALTAALRETVGRPDAPILIDQEGGRVARLQPPHWRTYPPGRAYGELVANDPLVAREITRLGARLIAHDLHSLGVNVDCVPVLDVPDPQGHEIIGDRAYGDTPEQVATLGRAAAEGLLAGGVLPIIKHIPGHGRAMADSHLELPVVKAKLDELDARDFAPFRVLSDMPMAMTAHVVYTAIDRKNPATTSKKAIKKIIRDSIGFDGLLMSDDLSMKALSGDFKQRAKDSLSAGCDVVLHCNGDMAEMKAVMSGVGKMSKEARRRAQAVMNRLVKVPEPFDVAEARARFDAAFDGKYA, from the coding sequence GCTGCGCCGGGACCACGTTGACGGCTGAGGAGGCCGCCTTCTTCAGGGACGTGAAGCCCTGGGGCTTCATCCTCTTCAAGCGCAACATCGCCGACCCCAACCAGGTGCGCGCCCTCACGGCCGCCCTGCGCGAAACGGTCGGCCGGCCTGACGCGCCGATCCTGATCGACCAGGAGGGCGGCCGCGTCGCCCGCCTGCAGCCGCCGCACTGGCGGACCTATCCGCCCGGCCGCGCCTATGGCGAGCTGGTCGCCAACGACCCGCTGGTCGCGCGGGAGATCACGCGCCTCGGCGCCCGCCTGATCGCCCACGACCTGCATTCGCTGGGCGTCAACGTCGACTGCGTGCCGGTGCTGGACGTGCCGGACCCGCAAGGCCACGAGATCATCGGCGACCGCGCCTATGGCGACACGCCCGAGCAGGTGGCGACGCTGGGCCGCGCGGCGGCCGAGGGTCTGCTGGCCGGCGGCGTCCTGCCGATCATCAAGCACATCCCCGGCCACGGCCGCGCGATGGCCGACAGCCACCTGGAGCTGCCGGTCGTTAAGGCCAAGCTGGACGAGCTGGACGCCCGCGACTTCGCGCCGTTCCGGGTGCTGTCCGACATGCCGATGGCGATGACGGCCCACGTCGTCTACACGGCGATCGACCGCAAGAACCCGGCGACCACCTCGAAGAAGGCCATCAAGAAGATCATCCGCGACTCCATCGGCTTCGACGGGCTTCTGATGAGCGATGACCTGTCGATGAAGGCGCTCTCCGGCGACTTCAAGCAGCGCGCCAAGGACAGCCTTTCCGCGGGCTGCGACGTCGTCCTGCACTGCAACGGCGACATGGCCGAGATGAAGGCCGTGATGTCGGGCGTCGGCAAGATGTCCAAGGAGGCGCGCCGCCGGGCCCAGGCGGTCATGAACCGGCTGGTCAAGGTTCCCGAGCCTTTCGACGTCGCCGAGGCCCGCGCCCGCTTTGATGCGGCGTTTGACGGAAAGTACGCTTGA
- a CDS encoding segregation and condensation protein A, with amino-acid sequence MSTGFQPTFDFEAAQEAAEDGAALVIDIDGYEGPLHVLLALARSQKVDLLQLSITRLAEQYLAFVQQARRVRFALAADYLVMAAWLAYLKSRLLLPKPEQPKAEEPPAEEMAAQLAFRLAKLDVMRKAVEALKERPILRQDVFMRGDPEAVKIVSSTRLEGDLYGLMSAYIEQRKREHSRHYAPRPPTAYPLEDARDRLRSLLPKMEDWTVLSSVAPIEQALEDDDGPTPASYLASTLSASLELVKEGVLEARQLDAFEDIYLRTRSEPLQIAE; translated from the coding sequence TTGAGCACGGGCTTCCAGCCCACATTCGACTTCGAGGCCGCCCAGGAGGCGGCCGAAGACGGCGCCGCGCTCGTCATCGACATCGACGGCTACGAAGGTCCTCTGCACGTCCTTTTGGCGCTCGCGCGCAGCCAGAAGGTCGACCTGTTGCAGCTGTCGATCACGCGTCTGGCCGAGCAGTACCTGGCCTTCGTGCAGCAGGCCCGCCGCGTTCGCTTCGCCCTGGCGGCCGACTACCTCGTGATGGCCGCCTGGCTGGCCTATCTGAAATCCCGCCTGCTGCTGCCCAAGCCCGAACAGCCGAAGGCCGAAGAGCCGCCGGCCGAGGAGATGGCCGCGCAACTGGCCTTCCGCCTGGCCAAGCTGGACGTCATGCGCAAGGCCGTCGAGGCCCTCAAGGAGCGGCCGATCCTACGCCAGGACGTCTTCATGCGCGGCGACCCCGAGGCGGTGAAGATCGTCTCCTCGACGCGGCTGGAGGGCGACCTCTACGGCCTGATGAGCGCCTATATCGAGCAGCGCAAGCGCGAGCACAGCCGCCACTACGCCCCGCGGCCGCCGACCGCCTATCCGCTGGAAGACGCCCGCGATCGTCTGCGGAGCCTGCTGCCGAAGATGGAGGACTGGACGGTCCTGTCGTCCGTCGCGCCGATCGAACAGGCGCTCGAGGACGACGACGGGCCAACGCCGGCGTCGTACCTGGCCTCGACCCTTTCGGCCTCGCTGGAGCTGGTGAAGGAGGGCGTGCTGGAGGCCCGCCAGTTGGACGCGTTCGAGGACATCTACTTGCGCACGCGGTCCGAGCCGCTGCAAATCGCCGAATGA
- the tatB gene encoding Sec-independent protein translocase protein TatB — protein sequence MLPDIGGTELLVIAAVALIVVGPKDLPALLRKLGQFVGKMRGMASEFRASFDEMARQSELDELRREVQAMRSGQFSNPVQAAADAVREGGADQVFADIDASLSSGAAQMHPYAGAQAHDPAAPADNSILPPPTAEIVEKPKRAPRKKAVAEPAIVEPAKSPRKRAAAKKDLTVEAPKATPAPRKRSAKAGGSKATDIVS from the coding sequence ATGCTTCCTGATATCGGCGGCACAGAACTTCTCGTCATCGCCGCCGTCGCCTTGATCGTGGTCGGTCCCAAGGACCTGCCCGCGCTGCTGCGAAAGCTCGGCCAGTTCGTCGGCAAGATGCGGGGCATGGCCTCGGAGTTCCGCGCGAGCTTCGACGAGATGGCGCGCCAGTCCGAGCTCGACGAGCTGCGCCGCGAGGTTCAGGCGATGCGCTCCGGCCAGTTCTCGAACCCTGTGCAGGCGGCCGCCGACGCGGTCCGCGAGGGCGGCGCCGACCAGGTGTTCGCCGACATCGACGCCTCTCTGAGCAGCGGCGCGGCGCAGATGCACCCGTACGCTGGCGCGCAGGCGCATGATCCCGCGGCGCCGGCCGACAATTCCATCCTGCCGCCGCCGACCGCCGAGATCGTCGAGAAACCCAAGCGCGCCCCGCGCAAGAAGGCGGTCGCCGAGCCGGCGATCGTCGAACCGGCGAAGTCCCCGCGCAAGCGGGCGGCCGCCAAGAAGGACCTCACCGTAGAGGCTCCCAAAGCAACGCCCGCGCCGCGTAAGCGCTCGGCCAAGGCCGGCGGCTCCAAAGCTACGGACATCGTCTCGTGA
- the serS gene encoding serine--tRNA ligase encodes MHDIKAIRDNPKAFDRQWSAKGRSGAAAEAVKLDAQLRAAQTALQEAQAKRNESSKLIGMAKAKKDEAEAQRLMAEVETLKGVMATASEEEALVGGKLKDLLASLPNIPAPEVPVGEDEAGNVEQRRWGDAAKLPAGKLNKPKDHVDLGAALGGMDFEAAARMSGARFVVLKKEIARLERAIGQFMLDLQTVEHGYTEISPPLLVRDEALFGTGQLPKFEDDLFFTGNVTEVERGVTEALAYLDQHQPVAEGSSLASQIAEQNELRGIRELVLKHSRRWLIPTAEVSLTNIVREQLVAEEELPMRLTALTPSFRAEAGSAGRDTRGMIRQHQFYKVELVSITTPDQSEAEHQRMVECAETVLKKLELPFRTMLLCTGDMGFGARKTYDLEVWLPSQDMYREISSCSNCGEFQARRMEARYRKTGEKGGHFVHTLNGSGLAVGRTLVAVLENYQDEGGRIHIPAVLQPYMGGITHIGGAA; translated from the coding sequence ATGCACGACATCAAGGCCATCCGCGACAACCCCAAAGCCTTCGACCGCCAGTGGTCGGCCAAGGGACGTTCAGGCGCGGCCGCCGAGGCCGTGAAGCTCGACGCCCAGCTGCGCGCGGCGCAGACGGCTCTGCAAGAAGCCCAGGCCAAGCGCAACGAGAGCTCCAAGCTGATCGGCATGGCCAAGGCCAAGAAGGACGAGGCCGAGGCCCAGCGCCTGATGGCCGAGGTCGAGACGCTGAAGGGCGTCATGGCCACCGCCTCCGAAGAAGAGGCGCTGGTGGGCGGCAAGCTGAAGGACCTGCTGGCCAGCCTGCCCAACATCCCCGCGCCCGAGGTTCCGGTCGGCGAAGATGAAGCCGGCAATGTCGAGCAGCGCCGCTGGGGCGACGCCGCCAAGCTGCCGGCCGGCAAGCTGAACAAGCCCAAGGACCACGTCGACCTGGGCGCGGCCCTCGGCGGCATGGACTTCGAGGCCGCGGCCCGCATGAGCGGCGCGCGCTTCGTGGTGCTCAAGAAGGAGATCGCCCGCCTGGAGCGCGCGATCGGCCAGTTCATGCTGGACCTGCAGACGGTCGAGCATGGCTACACGGAAATCAGCCCGCCGCTGCTGGTGCGCGATGAGGCTCTGTTCGGGACCGGGCAACTGCCCAAGTTCGAAGACGATCTCTTCTTCACTGGGAACGTGACAGAGGTTGAGCGAGGCGTCACAGAAGCGCTCGCATATCTCGATCAGCACCAACCGGTCGCTGAGGGCTCCTCTCTCGCTTCTCAAATAGCTGAGCAAAATGAGCTTCGCGGTATTCGGGAGCTTGTACTGAAGCACTCTCGTCGCTGGCTGATCCCCACCGCCGAAGTCTCCCTCACCAACATCGTCCGCGAGCAGCTCGTCGCCGAGGAAGAGCTGCCGATGCGCCTGACGGCCCTGACGCCGTCTTTCCGCGCCGAGGCCGGCTCGGCCGGTCGCGACACGCGCGGCATGATCCGCCAGCACCAGTTCTACAAGGTCGAGCTCGTTTCGATCACCACGCCGGACCAGTCCGAAGCCGAGCACCAGCGCATGGTCGAATGCGCCGAGACCGTGCTGAAGAAGCTGGAGCTGCCGTTCCGCACCATGCTGCTGTGCACCGGCGATATGGGCTTTGGCGCCCGGAAGACCTACGACCTCGAGGTCTGGCTGCCGTCTCAGGACATGTACCGCGAGATCAGCTCGTGCTCGAACTGCGGTGAATTCCAGGCCCGCCGCATGGAGGCCCGCTATCGCAAGACCGGCGAAAAGGGCGGCCACTTCGTGCACACCCTGAACGGCTCGGGCCTGGCCGTCGGACGGACTCTGGTGGCGGTGCTCGAGAACTACCAGGACGAGGGCGGTCGCATCCACATCCCGGCCGTGCTGCAGCCCTATATGGGCGGGATCACGCATATCGGGGGCGCGGCGTGA